The Clostridia bacterium DNA segment CCAATCTTTATGGCCAGTCGCTTAACAATTGGTGTTAATAACAGTGAAATCACCGTCGCTATCGTTCCAAGTAATAATATTTCAGCAATCATAGGTTTGCCCCCTCATTCCGTCTCTTTCGAAAGTACTTCAAATGTTCATCATAACCTAGGACTGCTAAGAATAAGAAATATACGATAGCACCAAGCGCCCCACAAATAAGCAACAGTATCAATGTTCCCAAGGTTCCAGGTTGAAGCATATTTAGAAGAAATCCTTTCACACTCAAAACACTCCACCCCATCACGGCAGCAGCCAAAATAAATTTTATGACCACCCGCCCTTGGGCCTTTAGATTATCAGACAACATATATTTCCTATACCCAATCATGAGAAATATGGCATAAGCTACATTGGCCATTGCATAAGCCGCTGCTAATCCCTTGTGGTTAAAGGTATCAACCAAAGCAGCACTGATGGCTATATGAATCACGAGGGCTACTATGCCTGCAATCAGGGGTCCTCTGTAATTGGAAACGGCGAAGTAGGCCCGGGTTAACACCAAATTCACAGACATAGCAATCATGCCCCAAGCATAATATACCAAGACTTCTGACGTCAGAGTGACCGCTGCTTGATCAAATGCACCCCTTTGATACAACAGGCCAATTAGAGGTTCTCTAAGAACGACCAAACCCACTGCCGCTGGAACCATGACCAATAGGATTAATCGTATCGTTCCCAAGAGATTCTCGCTCAGGGCCTGTCGATCTCCCTTAAGGGCCGTTTCTGCAAGCATTGGATAGCTTGCGGTTACTACGGCTGCGGTAAAAACCCCGATTGGCAGGTTAATGATGCGACCTGCAAATTCAAGTGCAGAAATAGTTCCGGGAATCAATGAGCTTCCAAATCCCCGAGCAATCATAAGAAAGAACTGATTTACAGACACACTCAGTGTAACCGGCAAAATATCTCGTAATACCCGTAGGGCTTCTGGCTTGTTGGAGTTAGCATGGCTAAAAAGCCGAAAACCTTTTTTTTGCACCCCAACCCAGAGCATTAAAAAAAACGCAAAAAATCCCATCAAGGTACCATATGCGACACCTTGAATACCCAATTTTCTTGCCGTAAGCACTATACTTCCGATGACAACTAAATTGGCCAGAGCCGGTCCAAAAGAAGCAAGTGCAAATCTTTTTTCTCCATTCAAAATTCCGGAGAAAAGCATCGCCATTCCCATAAAGACAATCGAAGGCAGAATAATTCTAGTCAATTTTACCGAAAGCGCTAGATTTTCCGCTGTAAATCCCGGCGCCAACATACGCGTAAGGGGAAAAGCCAAAACCTCACCCACTATGACGATTCCACCTAAAATAAGCACCAACCGCAAACTAACATCTCTCGCAATGCCATAGGCTTCTTTCTTGCGCCCTTCTGCCATGTACTTTGTCAATAACGGAACCATGACCAACAGAAACGACATTCCAAAAACGGCTTGTAATGAATAGGGAAACGTATACGCTACCAAATAGGCATCCGTTATCCCTGAAGTCCCAAAATACGCTGCCAGTGTAGCGTCTCGAACAAAACCCAGAACCTTAGATAGCATATTGAGAATGAGCACAACACTGGTCGCTTTTGCTAAACTACTCATGCCTCTTTTTTCCCATCAAATCCACTAATATATCCATATTCTTTCTAGACCTGGAGCGCAATTTATCCACTCGTTCCAGTATCGCCACCGAGCTTGCATCCCGGTCCATCAATAATTCCTTCGCTGTGTGCAACAACTTATCAATATCTAAGTTCTCTACACGGCCACCAAATGTCTGACCTGTAGCTTGTACTGCTGCCTCAATCTTCGGATCGTAAGACAATCCGATGGCTGGTACCCCCATAATTGAAGCCATTACGATACTATGCATCCGCATGCCGATAAAAAGGTCCATCTTCTCAATTATGCCCAACATCTCCACCGTATTATATTGTTCCTTCATAACTACGGCATCTTCCACCATTAATTTGGCAATATCCCTAGCACATGAAACGTCATCTGGAAAATGGAAAGGAACAAATACTACCTGGTATCCACTTCCTGTCAACGCATCAGCCAATTTAGCAAGTATATTCTTGTAGTTGCTAAGGTCCGCCCAGTCCCTGACAGAAAAACCAATCAATCGATTTAACTTTTCGCCCTCAATACCATTGCGAGCTAGCACTTTTTCACCAGGATGCTTTTCCACTTCATTTCTGTACAAACTAAACACGCCATCAGCCGTGACTTCTAATTGAGGTTTGGTTACACCCAAATCCAGTAGTTCCTGCTTCGAGTCTCTGTCTCGAACCGTAATCACATCAACCCTATTAAGCAGGGAAACCACTTTTTCACGTGATCTTTTCTGCTTAAAAGGTCCGATACCCTGGGCCATGAAATAAACCTTCTTCCGCAGCAATACTGCAACCCTAGCAATCATCAGATAATAATCCAACGACCTAGTCGAGGTCACGTCCTGCAAAAGGCTACCACCCCCAAAAACCAGTATGTCATGATTAAATACTGTAGAAAGCACTTCAAGCCATTTCCAACGATTCCTGGCTTTTACACCATAAACCTTGCTTGTCTTTTCCGGATTGTTTGACAAAACAGTAATTTCAACATTCTTGTCTCTCTGTTTCATACTACGGATAATGCTATATAAGATTGCTTCATCCCCGGTATTGTTGAATCCGTAATAGCCCACCAATACTACTCGTTTCATAACCTTACCTCTTCCATCTAGCATAGATCATATGAGCGATCTTCCATATCACTACACCAAGAATGATACCAATAATCAATCCATATGTGCTACGCAATAACGAAATCATTAGTGGTGTATGCAAGTGCGTAAACGTATTGAGCATTGAAACCTGTCCAATCATACCCAGTAGAAAAAATGGTAGCGTTCTAAAACGAAATCCTAAGCTGAGTCCCACCAACATTAAGGGATGCCCAATCATGAATTCCTTGGTCCTTGGGCGTGCCATCGTTACTTGTTCTAAAAGACGACGAGCAGCTGTTTCTAGGGAAGATGGTACCAAACCGGCATTCCCTGTTCTAAGTATATATACACCCAAAATACCTGCAGCCAAGCCAACAATTAACAATATTTTAATCGTTAATGGTCGGTTGAGTAATTCTTTCCAAAGAATAATTAGTTCTTCCTTCTTGCGCTCAAGAAAATAATAAACCAATAAGCCAGCAAGTGGCAGACTAAGTGTAAGTTTTACACCAGTAAACAAGTTTAAGCCAAGCATAAAGGCTCTCTCTCGCAAAAGTCCAACTACGAACACAGCGCCCACCAAAGTCACAGCACTCATCAAAAGAAGTCCCAGTATACTCTGAGGTATACTGCGCTTTTCCTTACTATTTTCCAATACAAATGTAACCCCAAGTAGCGGGAATATACAACCTGCAAGAAGAGCCATCATCTTTTGCAAAAAGATACATTCTTGCATGGCAACCAAGCTCACAGACATTAGTATTCCCAAAATAAATCCCAATATTCCCAAAAACGTTAGGCCCCAATAATGAGAAAGCAGAACTGCTGCAGCCAATACACCGACTGACAACAATAATATTGCCCATTCGGGAACGAATAAATTCGTAAGTGGTTTTGCTCTTGCAGCGACAAAGCCTTGGTTTTCTATACCTTCCGCAATATTTTTTACATAGGCCACATTCTTAGACCAAGACTCTTTTTGTCCGCTTTCATATCCTCGAACGAATAGGCTACGCATATTCCGATCCTTAACCGCTAACATATATCGTTCCACGGAAGCAGTTTGGGTCATGGTACGCAATTCATTTTCTGCGATGGAATGTACTCGTACAACCTTTTCTTTCATCTCCTCCGCCAAATTCTCAAAGCCCAACTGTTTGAAGAATTCAACCTGTCCAATCTCAGCACCTTTTTTGGATATTTCTTCTGCTAATACAGGAAAAACAGTGCGAACTTTTGGATCCTCGCTATAACCAAACAAATCTGAAGAATTAAACAGGAAAAGACTAACCTGACCTAGGCTTTCAAACTGAGAAAAATAACGAGACAAAGATTCCTGTGACGGATTCTCCCAATCTTTTATTTGCAGTTGAAGATAGTAACCAATTTTTTCCGCCTGGTGCATATCCTCTAGTGGCCATCCCATACCTACTCCAAGAATGTTCGTCAGTTCATATGCCTGTAGGCTCCAAAGCGAGGAAAGAGGCAAATCCGTTCCCAAATAGGTCATCGCACCTAGTGTGAAATCATCCTTTAGATAATCCCTTATTTCTAAGTTTAGACGGATATTATCTGCTAAAGCGCCCTCCGGTAACATCAGATAACTTAGCTCCGGATAGGCGGGAAGTCCATCCCAATATAGTTCTAGGCCAGAAGCAATTGATGTCTGGTCCTTCAGTGTCTCAATATCATATTCTTTAACCCAAAGAGAAGTCGCCCCTGCCTCTTGGTATTTAAGGAGCAAGTCCTCCATGGATAATCCACTTAATCTGCTTTCTTCTACCAGATCTTCATAATGGATTGCAATTTCAACTTGATTGTAATTCTGCTCAATCGCGAATCTGCCACCCATTAAAACCGAACCGGTAATCAGCCCGATTAGCACCAGCCCATATAACAGTTTTTCCAATACCGACCAATGCTTGTCGATTGCTGTCTGCAATTTCATACTGCTCCCCCTAGAATCGTATATTTATTGTTCCATCCATAATTTTTTGTAATTGGTTTTGATCCATCTTAATTCGCACCCAACCATCTACAACTTCATACATTCTTCCTTCAATTTCTATAGTAATTCCATTTTGCGGTCGAAAACCATTGTCTCGTACGCAAAGTGAAACCCATTGCTTTTCATTTTCAGTAAAAGATTTCGTTATGTTACCCACAAAAACATCGTAGGTCGCTGGTTTACTCCCTGTATCGCCCTGCAAGCTACTAAAGTTGAGATTGACGTTGGCAGTAGAATCAGATAGTAAACTATTTTCAAGACCGCCCACTACCACAATCTCCCATACACCAGAAACAGGATTTTCTAAATGCACAGTTCCAATTGTAGAACCATCCAATGTATTCTGGGCCATCACGCGCCCTGCCGGATCAAAAAACCAGTATTCAATATCCTTTCTATGAGGATTAATCGTTGCTTGTAAATTGCTCGATCCCTCTTCTACCTTAATGAAGATTCTTTCAATTTCGCCTGGGTCTATTCGTGGTTCTATTTCAAGCTCCATCAATTCAGACTTCCCTTGCTGCATCACGTAAGGAACGATGGCAGACACATACAATTTTTTCACTTCACTCAATTCAGGCAAGACTGACACGGTTAAGGAAGCATAGTAGATCCCTGGTTTTTCGGGCACATCGAACTCCAATGGTAGGGTTCGGATGCCTTCCTTGGGCATTACCATCAACGATGCTTTTGGTTTAACCCAATCTTTGTCAGATTGCCAATACAGAATTTTTTTCGTGTCTCCCGACTGCTCAACATAAATTGGTAGGCTTCCAGGTGTATAGTCCCGACCATATAAGCCTAGCCCCACACCCAATTCTTTATTCCAAGTGGTAATAGATAGATCAGCAGAAGGTTGGCTCCATTTATCCAATGACCCATAATCCAGGATACCATTGCCACTCTGGTATATTTCAAAATCTGCTATTTTAGCACTATCTCGCACAATATCAATCATGGCGCTTTCTTTCACATTCCGGTCTACTTTGCCGTCCTGACTCAAAAACGACGCCACGACTCCTGAGGCCAATGCACTGGCTACTGATGTTCCCTCAACCAGTTTGTAAGAGGAAGAATCCCATTCGGGCGTTGGCAAAACCCCAATTGCCGGAGCACTCACATCGATACCCACATAGCCATCATCTCGAGGGCCATTTGAACTGGTAGACCAAATCACGTCTTTGGTTAAAGGCAATCCCAAAATCTCATTCGCAAACTGCTTGGGAAGATACCCACTTACGCCAAGTACAGACTCTCCATTCCCTGGTGTAGCTACTGTATGAATTCCGGGGCCTAGGTTACCCGCAGCACCAACGAATACAACACCATAACGTTCACTATAAATTTGAGCTAAATAGGTTAATGAATTATTACCAGAGGTAATCGAATCCTGATAACCCATGCTCAGGTTAACTACGGTTGCGCCCTTTTCAACTGCTAAGCGAATGGCTTCTTCCAAATCTCTCCATTGAGCCTGTCCCAACCGATTGAAGGCCTTAATCACTAGCAACTTACTTGCTGGTGCAGTCCCCATCACCTTGCCATTGCCAGAAGCAGCACAAGCCATGGCGGTGCCATGGCCGTTCGCATCAAAGCCTAATGTTGCTTCACTTCCATCAGCTTGGATTTCAGACACAATCACGTTGAAATCTCCTGCATCATTTTTACTCAGATTGTACCATTCCTGGTCGGCCGTATATTCTGTCATCGATTTTTCATCTGAAAAACGAAAATCATGGTCGGTATCAATATATAGAGTATCGTAAACGCCCTTTTCTTCTGAATCGGCAAAAAGAACGAGGAGTTGGTCATTTATTCGACCATTTACATCTAAGTCAATTTTCAACACTGATTCATCAAGAATAGCATATGGAAGACGTCCACTCAACGTATATGTTCCCTGCAAATCATACTGTTTTCCTTCGATTGATACATACCGGTCCGTTTTAGCTACTGCCCCAATGCCCGTTATTTTCCCTTCTTCGGTTACATCGTAAAAGCCAATCAGCTTCTTATCTCCATCAGGCGTATTTGTTAAAGAGCTAAGACCCGGATCAATTCCAGAATCAATAATTGCAATGATTTCACCCTGTCCTTGATATGTATCATTCATACCAAGTGCCTGGCGCAATATCAAGGAACTGCGCATAGCATCGCCTGAGTCAAAATTTTGTGCAGACAAGGTCGAGGCTACTTGTATTTGTGCTGTACTAGACTCAGATATTATTTCTGTCGAAAGAAACTTTGGCACCGTAGGCTCCAAATCGGTAGCCAAAGTCGATTCCAGATAACACAATTTCCCGTCTTGACTAATTACTCCCAAATATAAACCATCTGTCTCAAGGCTCTCTTCCAACTGCCCCAATAATTCAGAATCGAACGGAATTTGCACCGACTGCTTACCAATGATAAAATCTGCTTTTTGGTAGTCATAAGAAATTAAGGTTCCATAAAAATCATAATATGTGCCTACTTCTTTCAAGAAAGCCCCTAACATTGCGGTAGCCTCATCACGTCTTACCTTCAGACTTCCTCTAAAAGTGCCATCCGGATAACCCGAAATCAGTCCATAGCTAGTAGCTAGATTGACGCTTGACTTAGCCCATGCAGGAATCTGTTCTTCATCACGAAAAGTCAGACCAAGACTACCATACTCATCCATCTCCAGTGCCCGGGTCAGCATAGTGGTGAACTCCAAACGGCTAACCTGCTGTTCCGGTTTAAAGCTACCATCCGGATAGCCACTGACTAAACCTCTTTCCCAGGCTACATTGATGTAGGCACTAGCCCAATGGCCTTTTTCTACATCACGAAAGATACATTCCGTATCCTTAAGCTCTTGCAGTCCATCGCTTGCACCATTGGCATTAACCAACAGCACAACCGCTTCCGCACGGGTTAAAGATGCTTCTGGACGGAAAAGCCCATCAGCATATCCGCTAACCAGGCCCTTCGAGGCTAATACTGAAATCGATTGGGAAGCCCAATGGTTTTCATTGACATCAGAAAATGCCCAAGCTCTCGTTGGGTTCATAAATATATATAGCATGAGTATGAAGATCAATAACTTTCTGCGCATAAGCAACCTACTCTTTCATAACACCCTTTATTTTCTCATAAATCGCCTAGAATATCCATCCTTTTTGCCTAACTAGGATACTCTCTCCACACAGAAAAGCAATACCCTTTTTTTACACTGGACATTCAAAATAATAAAAAACCATCTTCTTTTAACAGCAATTATTCGCGATGCGAGATTAGGCCAATATTATGACGCTTACAATGAGATAAAGTTCCATTTTATGTTTATCAAATTTACTATTAGTGATGCTAAAAAAGGCTTGGCTTTCTCCGTATGAGAAACCAAGCCTTAGGCCACTATCTATACATTTTTAAGCTATTCCAATACCATCAAATATCATTTCCACATACCGTGATGCTCGGCCATGAGGATCCATTTTTTCATCAAAAGGAGTATGGCATAATGCTGGTAAACCAATGACCAACATCATCTGCATTTCCTGCATTGGCATGTTTTCACGAATACTTCCTTCTTTCACACCCAACTCGATGAGTTTTTTAAACAACGCCATTATGCTCTCACCGATGTTTTTAAAGGGCCTATCCCTTTTCATAATCCACATCTGTTCCATCATGCGCATGCCTTTTCCAGTATCCCGCATTTCCTCGCTAAATCTTATCTGCTTTTCGTAGAGAGCCACAATACGTTCCTTAACAGGAATTTTCAATGCTGCGACATCTTCCATCTCTTGCAAGTAGGTTTCCAGCATAAAGTTAAAAAGTTGATAGTACAGTTCTTCCTTGCTTTCAAAATACTCATAGACTGTACCCTTGCCTACACCTGCTTGCCTCGCAATTTCAATCATCTTTACATCATGAAAGTCACTTGTGGAAAAGCACTCAAATGCACCTTCCAAAATCTTTTTTCTTGTCTCTATCCTGCCCATAATTCTCCTACATGAACAACGAGTAGGTAAAGGAAGACTTAACCAATTCATAGTTCAGCAGCATAGACGTCGCAGCATCCTCTGCTTCAGCTAGCGCACCTTCTGCCTCTTCCATTTCCAACCTAGTTGCCATTCCTTCTTGGTAACGCAGCTTCACAACTCGGTAGTTTTCTTTGGAGTATTTTACATTTTCCAAGAAAGACAGATACGCTTCTTCTGTCGCTGCCAGATTCGTGTAAGCAGAACGAATCTTCAATTCACTTTGTTGAAGTTGAGATTCATACTGCAATTTGGCTTCCAACATCGCATACCTTTGTTCCTTATATATGTTTGTGTTTTGCGTATAGTAAGCATCCGCAACCGCAAATCCTGTTGCCGCAATTTCATATGCTCCTTTAGCCCCTATTAAGGCTACATCCTTTTCCATACCCTCAGCAATCGTTTCATCTAAATCGATTTCGACTGGTTTATAAGAAAATTCATCCGTTGCTACAATCGGAGTATTCAATGGCAAAGACAATTGCGCTGCCAAATCCATCATGGCATTCATGTGGCTAGCCTGTTTTCCGGCAAGATCCGCTTTTTTGCCAGCCACCAAG contains these protein-coding regions:
- the murJ gene encoding murein biosynthesis integral membrane protein MurJ encodes the protein MSSLAKATSVVLILNMLSKVLGFVRDATLAAYFGTSGITDAYLVAYTFPYSLQAVFGMSFLLVMVPLLTKYMAEGRKKEAYGIARDVSLRLVLILGGIVIVGEVLAFPLTRMLAPGFTAENLALSVKLTRIILPSIVFMGMAMLFSGILNGEKRFALASFGPALANLVVIGSIVLTARKLGIQGVAYGTLMGFFAFFLMLWVGVQKKGFRLFSHANSNKPEALRVLRDILPVTLSVSVNQFFLMIARGFGSSLIPGTISALEFAGRIINLPIGVFTAAVVTASYPMLAETALKGDRQALSENLLGTIRLILLVMVPAAVGLVVLREPLIGLLYQRGAFDQAAVTLTSEVLVYYAWGMIAMSVNLVLTRAYFAVSNYRGPLIAGIVALVIHIAISAALVDTFNHKGLAAAYAMANVAYAIFLMIGYRKYMLSDNLKAQGRVVIKFILAAAVMGWSVLSVKGFLLNMLQPGTLGTLILLLICGALGAIVYFLFLAVLGYDEHLKYFRKRRNEGANL
- the csaB gene encoding polysaccharide pyruvyl transferase CsaB, whose protein sequence is MKRVVLVGYYGFNNTGDEAILYSIIRSMKQRDKNVEITVLSNNPEKTSKVYGVKARNRWKWLEVLSTVFNHDILVFGGGSLLQDVTSTRSLDYYLMIARVAVLLRKKVYFMAQGIGPFKQKRSREKVVSLLNRVDVITVRDRDSKQELLDLGVTKPQLEVTADGVFSLYRNEVEKHPGEKVLARNGIEGEKLNRLIGFSVRDWADLSNYKNILAKLADALTGSGYQVVFVPFHFPDDVSCARDIAKLMVEDAVVMKEQYNTVEMLGIIEKMDLFIGMRMHSIVMASIMGVPAIGLSYDPKIEAAVQATGQTFGGRVENLDIDKLLHTAKELLMDRDASSVAILERVDKLRSRSRKNMDILVDLMGKKRHE
- a CDS encoding S-layer homology domain-containing protein, with translation MNPTRAWAFSDVNENHWASQSISVLASKGLVSGYADGLFRPEASLTRAEAVVLLVNANGASDGLQELKDTECIFRDVEKGHWASAYINVAWERGLVSGYPDGSFKPEQQVSRLEFTTMLTRALEMDEYGSLGLTFRDEEQIPAWAKSSVNLATSYGLISGYPDGTFRGSLKVRRDEATAMLGAFLKEVGTYYDFYGTLISYDYQKADFIIGKQSVQIPFDSELLGQLEESLETDGLYLGVISQDGKLCYLESTLATDLEPTVPKFLSTEIISESSTAQIQVASTLSAQNFDSGDAMRSSLILRQALGMNDTYQGQGEIIAIIDSGIDPGLSSLTNTPDGDKKLIGFYDVTEEGKITGIGAVAKTDRYVSIEGKQYDLQGTYTLSGRLPYAILDESVLKIDLDVNGRINDQLLVLFADSEEKGVYDTLYIDTDHDFRFSDEKSMTEYTADQEWYNLSKNDAGDFNVIVSEIQADGSEATLGFDANGHGTAMACAASGNGKVMGTAPASKLLVIKAFNRLGQAQWRDLEEAIRLAVEKGATVVNLSMGYQDSITSGNNSLTYLAQIYSERYGVVFVGAAGNLGPGIHTVATPGNGESVLGVSGYLPKQFANEILGLPLTKDVIWSTSSNGPRDDGYVGIDVSAPAIGVLPTPEWDSSSYKLVEGTSVASALASGVVASFLSQDGKVDRNVKESAMIDIVRDSAKIADFEIYQSGNGILDYGSLDKWSQPSADLSITTWNKELGVGLGLYGRDYTPGSLPIYVEQSGDTKKILYWQSDKDWVKPKASLMVMPKEGIRTLPLEFDVPEKPGIYYASLTVSVLPELSEVKKLYVSAIVPYVMQQGKSELMELEIEPRIDPGEIERIFIKVEEGSSNLQATINPHRKDIEYWFFDPAGRVMAQNTLDGSTIGTVHLENPVSGVWEIVVVGGLENSLLSDSTANVNLNFSSLQGDTGSKPATYDVFVGNITKSFTENEKQWVSLCVRDNGFRPQNGITIEIEGRMYEVVDGWVRIKMDQNQLQKIMDGTINIRF
- a CDS encoding TetR/AcrR family transcriptional regulator → MGRIETRKKILEGAFECFSTSDFHDVKMIEIARQAGVGKGTVYEYFESKEELYYQLFNFMLETYLQEMEDVAALKIPVKERIVALYEKQIRFSEEMRDTGKGMRMMEQMWIMKRDRPFKNIGESIMALFKKLIELGVKEGSIRENMPMQEMQMMLVIGLPALCHTPFDEKMDPHGRASRYVEMIFDGIGIA
- a CDS encoding TolC family protein, giving the protein MKKKSWIAGIACLLIGVMVSTPVVADEKYEYNFEIPQVITEEQTEITLTLAEAKAMVLEGSPELELSEVGLDKAEFLDRKQKNDSNDINTKSYSIYSTNYERSLGKYVAKKATEVGLQVAEASYAVTENAILFGVQSSYYELLKAQASLKNAENTLARAQEQLRITQSFFDAGMVSQGEVMGAQALVAGKKADLAGKQASHMNAMMDLAAQLSLPLNTPIVATDEFSYKPVEIDLDETIAEGMEKDVALIGAKGAYEIAATGFAVADAYYTQNTNIYKEQRYAMLEAKLQYESQLQQSELKIRSAYTNLAATEEAYLSFLENVKYSKENYRVVKLRYQEGMATRLEMEEAEGALAEAEDAATSMLLNYELVKSSFTYSLFM